A segment of the Candidatus Protochlamydia naegleriophila genome:
TTACGCTCACGTTGTCACATCGACCACCCATAAGACGCTGAGAGGACCTCGAGGTGGATTTGTGCTTTGCCAGCAAGAATACAGTGAAGCCATCAACAAAGGCTGCCCTGTTGTGCTCGGCGGTCCATTGCCGCATGTGATGGCAGCCAAAGCCGTTGCTTTCAAAGAAGCTAATAGGCCAGAGTTTAAAACGTATGCTAGGCAAATCGTCGATAATGCTCAATTCTTGGCCGATTGCTTCCTTCAAGAAGGCGTCCGTCTAGTGACTGGCGGAACAGAGAATCACCTGATGATTTTAGATCTATCCAAATTTGGCTTAACCGGCAGACAGGCAGAAACAGCCCTTCGCGAAGCGTATGTCACGGTCAATCGAAATGCCATCCCCAATGACATTCAAGGCCCTTGGTACACCTCGGGAATACGCCTGGGCACCCCTGCATTGACAACACTTGGAATGGGCAAAGAAGAGATGAAAGAAATCGCTTCAATCATTTTCTCAGTCTTGTCAAACACCAAGGCTGGAGTCGTCCAAAAAACAGGACAGCCAAGCAAAGCCTCGATCATTACCGATTCTGCAATCATGGATCAGGCCCGCTCGCGCGTTAAAAACTTATTGAGTCGCTTCCCTCTTTATCCTGAAATTGAAATTTAAGGGCTTTCTAGACGGTTTTTAGCAGCAAAGCAGCCTAATCATATTTGCAGGTATACTCTAAGGGAAACATTAAAGCCCCCCTCTTAGAGCTTGAAAAAGGAAAGCAAAAGACATAGAATAAAATTCTCTAAAACCGCCTGAGTTTTGGGCCAAACGCCTGAAATTTAGGTTAACAACCTGAAAATAGACAGAGTTTTTACTCGGGAGATTTCCATGCCCAGACATGATAATAAAAGTACGATTCCCTCAAAAATGGCCGATCGAATTGAACATTCGCTTTTAGAAGCCCGACGCATTTTTATTTCCGACGCAGTCGATAGTCACACTGCGAATGAGATTATTCGCAAATTATGGTACTTGGAACTGACAGATCCCGGTAAGCCCATCTTATTCGTCATTAACAGTCCAGGCGGTGCCGTTGATTCTGGTTTTGCCATCTGGGACCAAGTCAAGATGATCACATCGCCTGTTACAACGCTTGTGACTGGCTTAGCAGCTTCAATGGGATCGATTTTAAGTTTGTGCGCAGCACCTGGCCGCCGCTTTGCGACCCCTCACTCAAGGATCATGATCCACCAACCCTTACTGTCAGGTGTGATTAAAGGGCAAGCAACAGACTTAGAGATTCAAGCAAGAGAGATGCTGAAAACGCGCAATGGCCTCATCGAAATTTACGTGGAAGCAACAGGTAAAGACTTCGCAACAATCGAAAAAGCCATTGACCGTGACACATGGATGACGGCTAAAGAAGCCTTGGAATTCGGCTTATTAGACCGCGTCGTCAATTCATTTGAAGATATCCAGCCTGCCGCTTAAGATCCATGCGCTGGTTATTTGCCAAATACGCTGGCTGCGGCAATGACTTTATTCTTTTTGATAATCGTCGCGGGGATTTTCCAAAATCCCCACGGCTTTTTCAAAAATTATGCCATCGCCAATGGGGAATCGGCGCAGATGGGGTCATCTTGTTAGAATTATCTACTCAAGCTCATGCCCGCATGCGCATTTTTAACGCTGATGGAAGCGAAGCAGAAATGTGCGGAAATGGAATCCGCTGCCTCGTGCATTGGATGCAGTCTTTGGGCTTTTCCCAAACAGTTTATAGCATCGAAACCATGCAACGCCTGTTAAAGGCATGGGTGATTGGTCAAGACGTGCGCATTGAGATGGGTTCTCCAACACATCTACAGTGGAATGTTCCAATCGATCATGAATCAACTAGTCTTCGAATACACTCCCTCGATACGGGTGTGCCCCACGCCATTCTTTTCGTTTCAGATATAGAAGCCAATCTCAAGCAACTGGGACCCTTCATCCGCCATCATCCCTATTGGAGCCCAAAAGGAACAAATTTTTCAGTTGTCAAGCAGCTAGACGAAATGACTTTTGCCATTCGCACTTTTGAAAGAGGCGTCGAGGACGAAACGCTGGCTTGTGGAACGGGGGCCACCGCAGCTGCGCTGGCAGCCGCCCACCAATTTAAGCTACAGGGACCGTTAAGGATGCAGACCCGTTCAGGCGACTGCCTAGATATTCATTTTTCCTTTCAAAACGGGCAGTTTACAGATGTGACCATGACAGGACCCGCAGTTAAAATCTTTCAAGGGGAAGTCGACCTCTATCCATAAATCCCTTGAAAATTTGGTTTTTCGGTTGCTTGTAACTCAACCTATTCGATACAATCGAAAGCTCAATAGACAAGGAATGGCCAGAAGCCAAGATAACCCATTCTTTAGTCCATTTCGAACAATAGACCTTTTTCGAAATGTGTTTTGCTTTGACACAGATTTTTGAACAGATTTATTGATGAAGCATTGGCCTGCATAGGGTCTAGGCATTCATCATGGGTGAAGTTTAGCAAGCAAATAAAGTTTCGAAAGAAGTCTAATTAATCTTTTCCGACAATTGCCTGTCAAAGCGATAGAAATTCCTATCGGCATTAAGATTTTTTTTGATAAGGTGAACATTTCTATTCAACCTTTATGACTACTTGAGGATGTAACTATACATGTGTGCCAATAAAATGAAGCAAGAGGCCCAAAATCCCCTCATTCTCCGTTGCCATCGTTTAATGGAAGCATTTGCAAAATCCGACGATGAAAGAGATTTTTACATCGATCGCTTAGAAGGCTTTTTGATTTACATTGATCTCGATAAACCCCAAGCCGAATTAGATGCCTTGCAAGAAGAGTTGGAACAAAATGCTGACCGCTATTGCCAGATTCCCAAGCTTTCTTTCTATGAGACAAAAAAAATCATGGAAGGGTTTGTGAATGAAAAAGTGTACGACATCGATACCAAAGAAAAATTGTTAGACATTATTCAATCCAAAGAAGCACGTGAAAACTTTTTAGAATTTATTTACGATCACCACGCCGAGCAAGAAAAATGGCAGCAGTTTTATCAAGAACGCTCACGCATTCGCATCATTGAATGGCTGCGGCTCAATCACTTCCACTTCGTCTTCGAAGAAGACTTAGATTTGCCTCGTCCATTGGTCGAAAAGCTCAAGCATTCTCTTTTCCAAACAAAAGTTGGCAAAGACATCTTGACAGCACGTAAAAACCTGTTTGCTAAGGCGAAGACTTATTATTCTAACGAAGCATTAAATCCCCGTCCAAAGCGCGGTCGTCCACCCAAGCAAGCGGCAAAGCCAGATATTGAACCACAAGTCACGATAGATATTTTTACAACTGTTCCACCAACGGTCCGCCCATTCCTTTTCACACCAGACCTTCAAGCTTCTCATTTCTCAGCCTTCTCGTCTAAGTTTGATTCGGAAGAAGACCTGCTTGCAAGCCGCCGTCAATCTTTTGACACAGATGCCTCATTCAGCCAAAAATTGGCCTCGTTGCGCTCTCTTTCCAGCCGCTGGTTAGAGCCTGAACCTTCGTCTGAAAAGAATCCTTATGCGATGGATAACAGCTTTAACGACGATGATGACGATGACGATGATGACTTTGATGACGACTTCAGCGACAAAAAATCAAAGAAAGCTAAAGCAGCTAAACCGAAAGCAAAGGCGCCAGCTAAGGCCGCTAAAGCAGCTGTCAAAGCAGCTAAGCCCGAAAAGCCAAAAACCAAGCGAATCATGCCAAAAGTAAAAAAAGAAACCGCGCCAACGAAGACAAAAGGATTGAAAAAGATCATTCCTAAAAAAGGTCGTATAACTAAATAGTCCTCGATTACTCTTCAAGGGATAAGGAATGCATGCTTCTTATCCCTCCTTAGATCTTAATTTATTCCCCTCTCCATAGCATAGGTTCGTATTGCTGTTAGAAGGCTGCTTTGGCTTACTAGCCGTAAAACCCACCCGCAACCCGTTAGCTAGTAAAGACATAAAAAGTAAAGCTAATTTACGTATCTCATTATAATTAAGCAATATATAATTCTGTACTATTTAGATCTCCTAAAGCAATCCAAGAAGAGCTTCCAGTGTATTGTGTTTTGCTAAGCCAGTTGTTATATGCTTCGTAGAACTGAATAAGCAATCAGCTGCTCTCCAGGCTCTTATTGTTTTTTATCCCCCCCTACCCAAAGTGAGCGCCTGGAGAACTGTGGGTAGATGGGATAAAGAAAGAAAAAATCGATCATCATCTAAAGCCTCCCAAACGCTGGGAGGCCTCATCTTAAACCATTTCTGGGACCGGCGTACGGACTAAGTTAAGGCTGTTGAAGACACGGTAAGGCATGCTAAGGCAAACATTGCTGAATTCCCTTATGCTCGTTGCCGTGTTTTGCACCCACTCCGGCTTACCCAAGGTATAGGATGCAATTGGATTGATCACAACGGCCGCTAGACATACGAGGGTGACTCTTGGATCAGCATAGGTTGCTATACAAAGAGCTAACATATTATTGAATCCATGCGCTAAAATTGAAACAGAAAGAGTCTTGTACTTATCGCTCAAATAACCATAAGCCACGCCTCCTACGTAACACCAAGTAAACTGCGTCAACTTAGCGGCCGTACTCGAATGAGGATTCATTAAATGGGCAGCGGCAAAAACAATGGCGGTGATCTGAATACGCCAAGTCCTTTGAACGGCTAATTCCTCTTGACTCAATTCTCTTTGAGTAACAAAATGATTCCACCCCTTTTGAACTAAACCAACTCCTCGTTGAAGGACACCTCGAAAAATAATCTCTTCAATAACAGGCGCTGCTACAGCGATTGTCCAAACAGCTTTCACAGGCATTTTTGCCTGACCCAACGCCCTCTCCAGCAAAATCTCCAAAAACATTTTAGCTGCTACAATTTTAACTAACTCTACCACAGTAGCCGTAACAAATTGACTGACAGGATGGTGGATCACAGATCCCACATAGCGCTCCATAAAGGGACGAGCAGGTGGCATAATCGGTTCCGGATTATATTCCATTTTTATTCCTTTTATTAAAAATTAAAGATTATTAAATAACAATTAAATCATTTTATTGCATACAAATATTAATTTCAATAAATAAAAAATCACTAATCAAAACAATAAGACTTTAAATTATTTCCATCATTGACACTATTTCCATCATTCGCTAGTCTTCTTTGAGAGTTTTAAGTATAGGCTTGTGTATTGCGGCTTCAATACACTTAATAGGATGTCAAACAAAGGGTAGATAGCCGTTATCCACACATTGTTGAACTAGCCAAAACCGCTTTAGCAGGTGCCACATGCAAGACAATTGCTTTGCTGTCTCTGAGGCTTTCCCTCAGGTTGATGCCCACTCTATCTTTTCTTTTTCTTCTTTTATTCTCGTTTTTTCTTTTATTCTTTCCCTTATCTAAAAAAATCTGATACTAGTTATTTGATTTTTTTTTAGTCTATATCCATTTGGATATGAATTGAAACATTGTCGAATCAGTTGCTGGATTAAAAATATTTATATAATCACGGAGATTTTTATGAATTCGTCCCCGGTCGGCTCAGCAAATGGTAATAGCCCCCACATTCCATCATCCTCTTCTAAAGACAATCAAAACCGCCCCTACTTGCAGTGGATGGTCACTCTTATTGGCAACAATCCTTATCGAGAGCTTGGCAAAGGAATATTCTCTGGCGTCGTTGAGGTGTATTTAGATCAGCCCTTCGTGACCGTTAAAAATGAGCTTCAAGCAAACATGGGAACATCGCATGCGTTGAAGTTCAATAGAGAATTTTTCAAGAAATTGTGGGCGGGAGCCGGAGCCAATGCAACGGGTCAAGCCTGCGTTGCGGGAGCAAATATGTTTACGCTTGACTATTTGAGAAGGATTCAGACTGCACACGGCAATCAACAATCCCTGACGTTCACGCAAGATCTTTTCACTTCAATTGCGACAGGCATTTTGACCTCTCCCTTGAGTTGCAGTGAAATGATCATGATGCACCAAAACCGAAGGGTAGCTGAAGCCATTAAGAATCGGGAATCAAAGCCTACCTATAGCTCTACCATTGCCCATTTATGGAAGATGCAAAATTGGAGAATGTTCACAAAAGGTTTGGGACATACAGCCATACGCGAAGCCTTTTTCACTGCTTCTTACGGCACTTTTTCCCCTTATTTCAAGAAAAAATTTCAAGAGATAGGGATAGAAAACCAATTGATCGCTACCATTTTGGGCGGCGGCATGGCTGGAGTGTTAGGTGGAACCTGCTCTCATCCATTCGATACATGGAATACTCAAGCTAAATTAGGGGTTCCAAAAACACAGTGGCTTTCTTCCTACCAAGGATTAGGGGCCCGCAATACACGCATCGCACTGGCCATCATCTGGTACAGTTTAATCAATGAAGGTTATCAAAAAATGATTGTTGAAGGCGAAAAATACAAGTAGACAGCATAAAAGAAGGAACTCTTTGAGTTCCTTCTAATGTATTGCGCTAAAAGTCCTTTGTCATTCAAGATCAAGTTAATCAAGATTTTAACGGAGGACTTGATGACAGCTCATTCATCTTTCGAAACCAGCACCTCTTTTTGGCCGCTCCTTCAGAAGCTAAACGAGGGAACTTTTGTCGATTTGACCCATGCCTTCGATGCCGATAGCCCCCACTTTGAGACTGCAGTTCCCTTTGAAGTCAAAGATGTCAGCCTGCACAAAGAACATGGAATTTGGGTCCAACGCTTTTCCTTTGAAGGTCAATGGGGAACGCATGTCGATGCTCCTGCACACTTCTGCCAAGGGCAGCGCACAGTTTGTCAGATACCTATTGAAGAAATGATTCTTCCATTAGTCGTCATCGACATCCATGACAAAGTGAAAAAAAATCCAGACTATGCTGTCAACGTCAACGATCTGTTAACTTGGGAAGACGAGTACGGTAAAATTCCAAGCGGAGCCTTTGTGGCGCTGCGAACAGACTGGAGCAAACGCTGGCCCAATAATGCAGCCATGCACAACTGCGATGAAACGGGTGTTCCACATACTCCAGGATGGAGTTTAGGAGCTCTTTCCTACCTATACGAAGAATGCCTTATCACAGCTACTGGACAC
Coding sequences within it:
- a CDS encoding ATP-dependent Clp protease proteolytic subunit, yielding MPRHDNKSTIPSKMADRIEHSLLEARRIFISDAVDSHTANEIIRKLWYLELTDPGKPILFVINSPGGAVDSGFAIWDQVKMITSPVTTLVTGLAASMGSILSLCAAPGRRFATPHSRIMIHQPLLSGVIKGQATDLEIQAREMLKTRNGLIEIYVEATGKDFATIEKAIDRDTWMTAKEALEFGLLDRVVNSFEDIQPAA
- the dapF gene encoding diaminopimelate epimerase, encoding MRWLFAKYAGCGNDFILFDNRRGDFPKSPRLFQKLCHRQWGIGADGVILLELSTQAHARMRIFNADGSEAEMCGNGIRCLVHWMQSLGFSQTVYSIETMQRLLKAWVIGQDVRIEMGSPTHLQWNVPIDHESTSLRIHSLDTGVPHAILFVSDIEANLKQLGPFIRHHPYWSPKGTNFSVVKQLDEMTFAIRTFERGVEDETLACGTGATAAALAAAHQFKLQGPLRMQTRSGDCLDIHFSFQNGQFTDVTMTGPAVKIFQGEVDLYP
- a CDS encoding UPF0158 family protein, whose product is MCANKMKQEAQNPLILRCHRLMEAFAKSDDERDFYIDRLEGFLIYIDLDKPQAELDALQEELEQNADRYCQIPKLSFYETKKIMEGFVNEKVYDIDTKEKLLDIIQSKEARENFLEFIYDHHAEQEKWQQFYQERSRIRIIEWLRLNHFHFVFEEDLDLPRPLVEKLKHSLFQTKVGKDILTARKNLFAKAKTYYSNEALNPRPKRGRPPKQAAKPDIEPQVTIDIFTTVPPTVRPFLFTPDLQASHFSAFSSKFDSEEDLLASRRQSFDTDASFSQKLASLRSLSSRWLEPEPSSEKNPYAMDNSFNDDDDDDDDDFDDDFSDKKSKKAKAAKPKAKAPAKAAKAAVKAAKPEKPKTKRIMPKVKKETAPTKTKGLKKIIPKKGRITK
- a CDS encoding CPBP family intramembrane glutamic endopeptidase, which translates into the protein MEYNPEPIMPPARPFMERYVGSVIHHPVSQFVTATVVELVKIVAAKMFLEILLERALGQAKMPVKAVWTIAVAAPVIEEIIFRGVLQRGVGLVQKGWNHFVTQRELSQEELAVQRTWRIQITAIVFAAAHLMNPHSSTAAKLTQFTWCYVGGVAYGYLSDKYKTLSVSILAHGFNNMLALCIATYADPRVTLVCLAAVVINPIASYTLGKPEWVQNTATSIREFSNVCLSMPYRVFNSLNLVRTPVPEMV
- a CDS encoding cyclase family protein gives rise to the protein MTAHSSFETSTSFWPLLQKLNEGTFVDLTHAFDADSPHFETAVPFEVKDVSLHKEHGIWVQRFSFEGQWGTHVDAPAHFCQGQRTVCQIPIEEMILPLVVIDIHDKVKKNPDYAVNVNDLLTWEDEYGKIPSGAFVALRTDWSKRWPNNAAMHNCDETGVPHTPGWSLGALSYLYEECLITATGHETIDPDPGYNARDTEWACERYILNLNHYQIELLTNLDRCPPKGAIVICSFPKPARSSGFPARVFAICPKTTT